In Gloeomargarita sp. SKYB120, the sequence CCCTGTTCATCCCACGAAAAACCCGCCGCTTTGAGCAGTTCCCTGGCTTTCTTAGGGTTGTACTCATAGACCTTGACATTGGGGTCATAGTAGGGGCTGGCCGGATGGATGGGAGAGTTTTGCAACACCCCTAGCCCCCGAAAAATTGTGTTTTTCATGCGCTCCCGGTTGATCCCATAGGCCACCGCTTGCCGGAAGTTGCGGTTATGAAACCAGCGGGATTTCACAGGGTCCACCAGCGGCACCCCTTGGGCATTCTGGGCGCGGTTGAGATTAAAAGCAATAAACGTGCTCAAGGTTTCCGGCCCCGCATTATAGACCGTAAAATTGCGGCGCTTGGCTTCTTTTTTGAGGAGCTGAAAGGCCTCGGGAGCAACTTCTACCGCGTCTAACTCTTGGGACATAAACCGCAGGAGTTGCGTGTCTGTAGATTCAATAATTTGCCAGACAACTCGCTCAATGTAGGGCAAGGGTTTTCCCTGAGCGTCTTTTTGCCAGTAGTAGGGATTGCGGCGAAAAACCACCCGTTGCCCCGGGGTAAATCGCTCCATGACATAGGGGCCATTCCCCACAATTTGCTGCACCGGCGTATCAATCCCCCACATGGATAAAAACCGTGGGTTGCCCTGGGCATCCAGCGTTTGAATACCAGGACGGAGTACATGGGCGGGGAGAATGGCAATCCCCCCCACAAACCGCAGAAAAGGGGCAAAGGGTTCAGGAATGCGAAATTCGACCTGGCGTTGATTCAAGGCCCTCACCTCGGGAAACGCTCGACTTTGTCCAATCCGCAAAATGTCTTGAATTCCCGAAGGAATCTTGGGATTGAAATACACATCCCGAAACGAAAACACTACATCCTCAGCCGTCAAGGGGTGACCATCCGACCACCGCAAATTGTCCCGCAGCGTAAAAACAATGCGTTTTTTATCGGGACTGATTTCCCAGGATTCGGCGAGGCCAGGTTCCAACTCCAGCGTTACCCCATTGGTCTGCAACAACCCCTCGTAAATAAATCCAAACACACTGTAAAACGACGTGTTCAAGGGATAGTTAAACGTGGCGGGACCGGCGGGGGTTGCTAACACCAGTTGGGGAACACGGGCAATGGGTTGACGCAAACTGCAACCCACAAGCGTCATTGTCACCAAAAGGACCCCTAGCGCAATGCCAACGCCTTGGCGGACGCGAAAAATAGCCATCTAGTTGTGCAGGAACGCCTACGGTTGTGGGGCAATCATAGCATGGACGTTACGCCTCGTGTCGAATGCCTAGTCCGAGCCGCCGATTTTATAATGACGGGCGAAGCGCTGCTGCTTGGGAGGCAAGGGGGCCAGCGTAGATGTCAAAGGCAAATTATTACCATGTGCTAGGCGTGTCCTCCACAGCCACACCAGCAGAAATCCGAGCCGCCTACACCGCTCTCTGTAAAGAATTGCACCCTGATAAATTAGTAGGTTTAAGCCCAAACTTGCGCAAATCGGCGGAAGAACGCCTGAAGTTAGTGAATGAAGCCTATGAAACCCTAGGCGATGAGGAGCTACGGGCCGCCTATGACCGGAAAAGAGCCAGGAGTTATCGAGGCCCCACCTTCGATGAATGGCTGAACGAATTGCAATCATCGGTTCCGTTGGCGCTGGGCGTTCAGCGATTGACCCAACAGGAGGAAAAACTCTGGCAAAACTTTATCAAAGACTTGCACAGGCTACGTGAGCGCTATGGCATCCCCGAAAGTCCTGACCCAATTGAAATCGTCTTTCCCGACGACTTGACCACGAGAATAGGCCGCATCGTTGCCCTGATTGTGGGAGCAATCGCAACGGTCACTCTATCGGCCCTGTTGTTTGGGCTGCTTGTCCATGTCATTCATCTGTTTATCTATGGAATACGCTCACCGGTCTTCCTGGCGTTAATGGGACTGGGATTGACGCTCTTTTTGCCCCCGATTTACATTGCGGTCATTGTGATGACCGAAGCGAGCTTTTCTCAACACCAGAAGACAGAACTCATCTTCTCTCCAACCCTACGCGGCTACCGGCAACAAGCAGATGCGTTGATTGCCCATTTTCAACCCTGCAAACTTTGGGGTTGTCTTTATCCAAGGGCCTACGTGCGAGCCGTTGCGGCAGCCCGTCGTCGGTTTGTAGGCCATTGCCAGGACCTCCTGAGTAGAAGACAAGCCAAGGTCCATCTTTTCAAAGCCCTTGATCCCACAGGTTTCACCCTGGATTTTGTCTCTCATCTATCGGTTGCGGAACAACTTTTACTTATCATCGCGCTCCGGCAAAAACAGCAGGAAATTCGCTGGAAGCACTGGCGTAAACGGCTGGATGACCTGCTGGCTAAATCCGTTGTCTTTACCACGATTCTTATCCTTCTGGTTCCATTCTCCATGGCCTGGGTGACTGTCCCAAATCCGTTGCGGTCCTCGGGAAACGTTTTTGCCAATTCCATTTGGCGTTCCATGGCGCTCGATCGGCAGTTACCTATGTTTGATGTCCTGCTGGCTGGTGTGCTGGCATTGCCGTCTCAACTCCTGTTTTCGGGACAAGCGGTACTCTATACGGACCCAGTACAGGGTTATCGGTTGCAGGTGCCGGTGGAATTTCAACCGGTGGCGCCGGGGTCTTGGCTCGGCCCGCGTTTACCCACACGGAACCGATGGTCAATGCCGCCGCCGCTTTTCACGTGCATCTCAAGAAATATGGAGACGACCCCCTGTTTACCAATGTCGCGCCCGTCCCAGTGCAGGGGGTCTGGCATTTCGGGCTGAAGAGACTGTCCGACCAGGCAAAGCACCGGAGGATTTGCACCGCTGGTTCTTGTTCGTTTACGCCCATGAGCGGTTTACACGGTGGGCCTGAGTGGGCCGTTGCGGGCGTTTCAACAGGGTGTTTTATCCCCCGTTTTCACCAGCGTTATCTCCTCCCTAGTCCAAAAACCCCATGAGCTGGTCGTTA encodes:
- a CDS encoding ABC transporter substrate-binding protein; amino-acid sequence: MAIFRVRQGVGIALGVLLVTMTLVGCSLRQPIARVPQLVLATPAGPATFNYPLNTSFYSVFGFIYEGLLQTNGVTLELEPGLAESWEISPDKKRIVFTLRDNLRWSDGHPLTAEDVVFSFRDVYFNPKIPSGIQDILRIGQSRAFPEVRALNQRQVEFRIPEPFAPFLRFVGGIAILPAHVLRPGIQTLDAQGNPRFLSMWGIDTPVQQIVGNGPYVMERFTPGQRVVFRRNPYYWQKDAQGKPLPYIERVVWQIIESTDTQLLRFMSQELDAVEVAPEAFQLLKKEAKRRNFTVYNAGPETLSTFIAFNLNRAQNAQGVPLVDPVKSRWFHNRNFRQAVAYGINRERMKNTIFRGLGVLQNSPIHPASPYYDPNVKVYEYNPKKARELLKAAGFSWDEQGRLRDDQGNVVRFTLLTNIERRIRPAMAAQIKQDLAQLGMQVDIQTMSFNSYVERLNKTRDWECYLGGFGGGGIDPHSGFNIWYSRGSLHTFNQGPLPGQPPLKNWSPTPWELKIDELMVRGSQEMDEQKRKAIYAEFQKLVQEELPFIYLVNNLDLEAIRNRVKGIEFSALSGAFWNLPHLQLQD
- a CDS encoding J domain-containing protein gives rise to the protein MSKANYYHVLGVSSTATPAEIRAAYTALCKELHPDKLVGLSPNLRKSAEERLKLVNEAYETLGDEELRAAYDRKRARSYRGPTFDEWLNELQSSVPLALGVQRLTQQEEKLWQNFIKDLHRLRERYGIPESPDPIEIVFPDDLTTRIGRIVALIVGAIATVTLSALLFGLLVHVIHLFIYGIRSPVFLALMGLGLTLFLPPIYIAVIVMTEASFSQHQKTELIFSPTLRGYRQQADALIAHFQPCKLWGCLYPRAYVRAVAAARRRFVGHCQDLLSRRQAKVHLFKALDPTGFTLDFVSHLSVAEQLLLIIALRQKQQEIRWKHWRKRLDDLLAKSVVFTTILILLVPFSMAWVTVPNPLRSSGNVFANSIWRSMALDRQLPMFDVLLAGVLALPSQLLFSGQAVLYTDPVQGYRLQVPVEFQPVAPGSWLGPRLPTRNRWSMPPPLFTCISRNMETTPCLPMSRPSQCRGSGISG